TTTTCCGTTGTTCATCACAACGATCGAGTCTGACATGACCAGCGCTTCTTCTTGATCGTGAGTGACGTAGATCACTGTAATTCCGAGCTTCTCCTGAAGGTGTTTGATCTCGATCTGCATGTGCTCACGAAGTTTCTTATCAAGGGCTCCGAGGGGTTCATCAAGCAAGAGTATCCTCGGATTGAAGGCAAGACACCGCGCTATGGCCACGCGCTGTTGCTGTCCGCCACTTAACTGATTCGGACGCCGACTCTCAACGCCCTCGAGCTTCACTATTTCCAGAGCATACCTCACTCGTTCGCTTATTATGGATTTCTTGGCTTTGCGCATTCTTAAAGGGAATGCTACATTTTCGAAAACGTTCATGTGCGGGAAGAGGGCGTAGTTTTGGAAAACCATACCAAGCCCCCTCTGATGCGGTGGAATCGCTGTTACGTCCATCCCATCAATATAAATGCTGCCCGCATCCGGAGCTTCGAACCCGGCCACCATCATCAAAGTCGTAGTTTTACCTGAACCGCTCGGTCCGAGCAAAGTCAAGAACTTCCCCCTCTCCACACGAAACGAAACATCATCGACGGCAACCACGTCGGTGTATGCCTTGGAAAGTCTCTCCAAGACAATCTCTGACCCCTGAGCTCTATCAGACGTCGAACCACGGCCCCCCGATTCGCTAGTCATTCTTGTGCTCCTACCACCAATTTCCCCCAAGAGAGCCCAAATACTCCGATCCTTTATCTGTGATGACAATGTTCCTCTCGATCCTCGCACCCCCGACACTCGTCCTGTAAAGGCCCGGTTCCACTGCCAGAACCATGCCTTCCCTCAAGACGGTCTTATCCCCCTTGGCCAGAACCGGAATGTCGTCGTAACCAAACCCCATCCCGTGCCCCACATAACTACCTGGGCCTCCGTATGTTTCCGTATGAAAACGCCCGTACCCTTTTGCCACAGCAATCTCGCCCGCCGCAGTCTGAAGCTCTTCTGCTCTCACTCCTGGTGCGGCCTTGCGAGCGATAGCTTGCCCCATCTCAAGAACGGTTCCCAGGATTTCTATCTGCTTCTTAGATGCCTTGCCGGCCACGCCCGCCCGGCAAATATCCACAAGGTAGTGATTGTACACTCCACAGATTTCAATGTGAAACATGTCTCCGTCTTCGATAACACGGTCCGTATACATCGGACGCGCAAGGGGTTCGCCGGACCTCTCGACTCCGGACTGGCATGTGGCAAAAGGCTCGGATACTCCCAACTTGGCCAATTCACTCATCACCAGCAAAGCCAGCTCCCGTTCCGTGACACCAGGCTCCGCTGCGGAACAGACGATCTCGGCCACGGCACAGGCCTTCCTGCATCCTTCCCTCAGAATCGCCAACTCCTCCGGGCTTTTCACGGCCCTAATGCTGCGCACGATGTCATCTGAAAGAGTCCACTGGACCCTCGGCGCCCAGCTCAGCAAATCCTGGTAAAGAACCACGTAAAGCGCATCTCCCCCGACCAGTCCGAGCCGAGACTGTTCAAGACCCATCTCTTGGAGAACATCGCAGACCTTCTTCGTCAAGTTGACCCCGACCCTTACATCATCTATTGCCACTTCACCGTAATAGTGAGAGGAGGCAACAAGGACAGGTTCACCCTCAAGCGGGAGGATCAGTGCTCCATTCCCTCTACCCCTCTGTTCGTAAAGAGTTGGAGTCCCGCCGAGCCAGGGATGGTAATGAGTGAGATATTTTATGTCTCCAAGGCGGTCGGGCTCCTTGCCGAAAACTACCAGACCATCCAACCCCCTGTCGCTGCAAACGAGCCGACATTTATCCATACGATTCAGGTAGACTTCTTTTCCGAACAACAGTCCCATCACGTTCCCCTCTGCCCTCAAAAAACGATTCTATCGGGATTTCCCAAAGAAGATTTGGGCATTTCCACTCTGGCAGTTTTTTGCGGGTCAACGATCTGGCACACCCTGAGATCCCCGACGGCACTAATGAGCATGGCGATTTCGGGATAGTCCATATCAGTGATCTCACGCATGAGTTTCGCCATATCGTTGAGGGCGGTTGAAGCTGCTTCATCCAAAGAAGAGCCGTGACCAATCGTTATGAATTTGTCGTCCAGTTCCACAATAGGCCTTTGGGGCTCGATTCTCGGAGACTTGGTTAGATTCAGCTTCACCTTCACCTCGGCGGTTGTCTCAATCCCACAGATAACTGCCTCGCCGTCTCCCATCCCGGCGTGGACATCTCCCAAGGCCAGCATTGCACCTTCCACTCGCACAAGAAAATGGATCTTTGCACCTTCACGGATGACTTTTGCGTCCATGTTCCCGCCGTGGTCGCCAATTTCACCGCATGGAACCACTCGGTCAGAGGGACAGACGCCAATCACTCCAACCATCGGGTTGACAGGGAACAAGAGAGTATCGGAGAATCGGAATTTACCGTTTCGAACGGCGATTTCCTTAGTGACAGGCTTTTCGATAAGATGGCCAAAGGCTCCTTCGTTGGGAATTCCCACCATAAAACCCTTTTCACCGACATCGATTTCCAGGATTTCTACGGTGAGGACGTCTCCAGGGGAAGCTCCTCTGATCCCGATAGGACCTGTTGCGGGATTAACCCTCGAAAAATCGACTGAAGTGACCAGATCTTTCTCACTTTTTATCTGGCTGCCAAAACAATCGTCAGTTTCTACAAGGACGATTGCTCCTGAGTCCACCTCAACAACAGGGTGACTGTGGGGACCGAATTGGTAGATCACGTTGCTTCTCTTGATCGTTTCCATCGCTGCTGTAATCCCTAATCGACAAATCTATTCAATGCCTGGCAACTCCCCTCTACAGAGGTTCCA
The genomic region above belongs to Deltaproteobacteria bacterium and contains:
- a CDS encoding ABC transporter ATP-binding protein; this translates as MTSESGGRGSTSDRAQGSEIVLERLSKAYTDVVAVDDVSFRVERGKFLTLLGPSGSGKTTTLMMVAGFEAPDAGSIYIDGMDVTAIPPHQRGLGMVFQNYALFPHMNVFENVAFPLRMRKAKKSIISERVRYALEIVKLEGVESRRPNQLSGGQQQRVAIARCLAFNPRILLLDEPLGALDKKLREHMQIEIKHLQEKLGITVIYVTHDQEEALVMSDSIVVMNNGKVEQIGSPDEIYDSPANAFVAEFIGKTNFMSGVLHRDSAAATVLVKDLCKPIVLSNVSEDLPDRSEVRLFIRPERISIVREEHPHVNVLPGTIDGRIFVGDTITYAIRISSEIILSMKVSNTHETPKYAKGDKVNVSFRAE
- a CDS encoding aminopeptidase P family protein, which gives rise to MGLLFGKEVYLNRMDKCRLVCSDRGLDGLVVFGKEPDRLGDIKYLTHYHPWLGGTPTLYEQRGRGNGALILPLEGEPVLVASSHYYGEVAIDDVRVGVNLTKKVCDVLQEMGLEQSRLGLVGGDALYVVLYQDLLSWAPRVQWTLSDDIVRSIRAVKSPEELAILREGCRKACAVAEIVCSAAEPGVTERELALLVMSELAKLGVSEPFATCQSGVERSGEPLARPMYTDRVIEDGDMFHIEICGVYNHYLVDICRAGVAGKASKKQIEILGTVLEMGQAIARKAAPGVRAEELQTAAGEIAVAKGYGRFHTETYGGPGSYVGHGMGFGYDDIPVLAKGDKTVLREGMVLAVEPGLYRTSVGGARIERNIVITDKGSEYLGSLGGNWW
- a CDS encoding acetamidase/formamidase family protein, giving the protein METIKRSNVIYQFGPHSHPVVEVDSGAIVLVETDDCFGSQIKSEKDLVTSVDFSRVNPATGPIGIRGASPGDVLTVEILEIDVGEKGFMVGIPNEGAFGHLIEKPVTKEIAVRNGKFRFSDTLLFPVNPMVGVIGVCPSDRVVPCGEIGDHGGNMDAKVIREGAKIHFLVRVEGAMLALGDVHAGMGDGEAVICGIETTAEVKVKLNLTKSPRIEPQRPIVELDDKFITIGHGSSLDEAASTALNDMAKLMREITDMDYPEIAMLISAVGDLRVCQIVDPQKTARVEMPKSSLGNPDRIVF